A window of the Bacteroides thetaiotaomicron VPI-5482 genome harbors these coding sequences:
- a CDS encoding GDSL-type esterase/lipase family protein, translating to MKNVLLIVVSILFITAASAQENRIKVACIGNSITYGYGLPDRTTQSYPVQLQKMLGESYQVENFGKSGATLLNKGHRPYMQQDEYRRAIDFGGDIVVIHLGINDTDPRDWSDYRDFFVKDYIELIDSFRAANSKVRIMIARLTPIADRHPRFLSGTRDWHGEIQLAIENVARYTGVQLIDFHEPLYPYPFILTDAVHPDPEGAFIMAQTVYSAITGDYGGLKMSLLYTDNMVLQRDVPLTVQGIANAGDRVTVSIADRQMKTKAGLNGKWSVTLPPLKAGGPYTLKISTDETGFQYQNVLAGEVWLCSGQSNMEFMLKQASTARADIPRAVDQQLRLYDMKARWRTNAVEWEANVLDSLNHLQYYKDTEWKNCTPATASDFSAIAYYFGKMLRDSLNVPVGLICNAVGGSPTEAWVDRASLEYQFPAILKDWTKNDFIQEWVRGRAALNIKKSANSQQRHPYEPCYLYESGIRPLEQYPIRGVIWYQGESNAHNWEAHEKLFKLLVNSWRKNWNDACLPFYYVQLSSLNRPSWPWFRDSQRRMLNEISHIGMAVSSDHGDSLDVHPICKKPVGERLARGALNKTYQKNVIPSGPLFRGANVRGGKVFLSFDYGKGMRSSDGKPLQCFEVAEYDGIYYPATAEVVGDQVKVYSKEVPNPRYVRYGWQPFTRANLINREGLPASTFRAEFSMK from the coding sequence ATGAAAAATGTATTATTGATTGTTGTTTCCATCTTGTTTATTACAGCAGCGAGTGCACAGGAAAATCGTATTAAAGTTGCCTGCATCGGGAATAGTATCACCTATGGTTATGGATTGCCCGACCGGACTACACAATCGTATCCGGTGCAATTACAGAAGATGTTGGGAGAGTCTTATCAAGTCGAAAACTTCGGCAAATCGGGTGCTACCTTGTTGAATAAAGGGCACCGGCCTTATATGCAGCAAGATGAGTATCGCAGAGCGATCGACTTTGGCGGAGATATTGTGGTTATTCATTTGGGCATCAATGATACAGATCCCCGTGATTGGTCCGATTATCGTGATTTCTTTGTGAAAGATTACATTGAATTGATCGATTCTTTTCGGGCGGCTAATTCTAAAGTCCGGATTATGATTGCCAGACTTACGCCTATTGCCGATCGGCATCCTCGTTTCCTGTCAGGGACACGTGACTGGCATGGAGAAATACAATTGGCTATTGAGAATGTGGCACGCTATACCGGAGTACAGTTGATCGACTTTCATGAGCCGTTGTATCCATACCCTTTCATATTGACGGACGCCGTACACCCTGATCCCGAAGGAGCGTTTATTATGGCTCAGACCGTATATTCCGCCATTACCGGAGATTATGGCGGACTGAAAATGTCGTTGCTTTATACAGACAATATGGTATTGCAACGGGATGTTCCGCTGACGGTTCAAGGAATTGCCAATGCCGGGGACCGGGTTACTGTAAGCATAGCCGACCGGCAAATGAAAACAAAAGCAGGTCTGAATGGAAAATGGTCGGTAACGCTGCCTCCTTTAAAGGCGGGTGGTCCTTATACCTTAAAGATCTCAACGGATGAGACGGGTTTTCAATATCAAAATGTGTTAGCGGGTGAAGTCTGGCTTTGTTCCGGTCAGTCAAATATGGAGTTTATGCTGAAACAGGCTTCGACTGCCCGAGCCGATATTCCACGTGCCGTAGATCAGCAACTTCGTTTGTATGATATGAAAGCACGTTGGCGCACAAATGCCGTCGAATGGGAGGCGAACGTACTTGATTCGTTGAATCATCTCCAATATTATAAGGATACGGAATGGAAAAATTGTACTCCGGCGACAGCTTCTGATTTCTCGGCAATTGCATACTATTTTGGTAAGATGCTAAGAGATAGTCTGAATGTTCCGGTTGGATTGATTTGCAATGCCGTTGGAGGATCACCTACAGAAGCCTGGGTAGATAGAGCTAGTTTGGAATATCAGTTTCCCGCCATTTTAAAAGACTGGACTAAAAATGATTTTATTCAGGAATGGGTGCGCGGACGGGCTGCTTTGAATATAAAAAAGTCAGCAAATAGCCAGCAGAGGCATCCGTATGAGCCTTGTTATTTATATGAGTCGGGGATTCGGCCTTTGGAACAGTATCCGATACGAGGAGTAATCTGGTATCAGGGAGAATCGAATGCACATAATTGGGAAGCTCATGAAAAATTATTTAAACTGCTCGTGAATAGTTGGCGGAAGAATTGGAATGATGCCTGCCTGCCTTTTTATTATGTACAATTATCCAGTTTGAATCGCCCTTCCTGGCCTTGGTTCCGTGATAGTCAGCGTAGAATGTTGAATGAAATTTCTCATATCGGAATGGCTGTATCCAGCGATCATGGTGATTCTCTGGATGTGCATCCTATCTGTAAGAAACCTGTGGGAGAGCGTTTGGCGCGAGGGGCTTTGAATAAAACGTATCAGAAAAATGTCATTCCTTCCGGTCCTTTATTTCGTGGTGCAAACGTTCGCGGTGGGAAAGTCTTTTTATCTTTTGATTATGGAAAAGGGATGCGGAGTTCAGACGGAAAGCCTTTACAATGCTTTGAAGTAGCGGAATATGATGGTATCTATTATCCGGCAACGGCTGAGGTTGTAGGAGACCAGGTGAAGGTGTATAGTAAAGAAGTGCCAAATCCCCGCTATGTACGTTATGGCTGGCAACCTTTTACGCGGGCTAATCTGATCAATCGGGAAGGACTGCCTGCTTCGACATTTCGTGCCGAATTTTCGATGAAATGA